One stretch of Candidatus Falkowbacteria bacterium DNA includes these proteins:
- a CDS encoding UDP-N-acetylmuramoyl-L-alanyl-D-glutamate--2,6-diaminopimelate ligase, whose product MKSLIKKFIPKNLLSWYHKGLALLSALVYGYPSNKMTVIGVTGTNGKSTTVALISKVLEIGGFKVGATSTVGFKIADKEWLNDKKMTMLGRFKLQSLLHEMVKAGCQYAVIEVSSEGIKQSRHLGINFDYAIFTNLTPEHLESHGGFENYRRAKGELFEHLTRKKRKKEKKKKISIVNLDDKHAEFFMKFKADKKFGFSIKNKNADLVAENIQVTTSGTSFQVKDVQINLKLIGAFNVENALPAIAIAQQEGIKLEKIKQGLESVQVVPGRMESIDEGQNFSVIVDYAPEPASMGKLYITIDVLRQAQHDNRVIHVLGSCGGGRDKARRPILGKMAGEKADIVIITNEDPYDDDPMQIINDVAVGSIEAGKIIDKDLFKILDRKQAIEKALSMAKENDLVLVTGKGSEQRMAVAGGKYVEWDDRAVIRKILHSN is encoded by the coding sequence ATGAAATCTTTAATTAAAAAATTTATTCCTAAAAACCTATTAAGTTGGTATCACAAAGGTCTGGCCCTGTTGTCAGCTTTAGTTTATGGTTATCCAAGTAATAAGATGACTGTGATTGGCGTAACTGGAACGAATGGCAAGTCGACTACTGTAGCTTTAATTTCCAAAGTGTTAGAAATTGGTGGTTTTAAAGTTGGTGCAACCTCAACTGTAGGTTTCAAAATTGCGGATAAGGAATGGTTGAATGATAAAAAAATGACCATGCTGGGTCGGTTCAAGTTACAAAGTCTTTTACATGAAATGGTTAAAGCTGGCTGTCAGTATGCAGTGATTGAAGTTTCGTCTGAGGGAATTAAACAGTCCCGACATTTAGGGATTAATTTTGATTATGCGATATTCACAAATTTAACTCCGGAACATTTAGAGTCGCATGGTGGATTTGAGAATTATAGGCGAGCTAAGGGCGAGCTTTTTGAACATTTGACACGCAAAAAAAGAAAAAAAGAAAAAAAGAAAAAAATATCAATTGTAAACCTTGATGATAAGCACGCAGAATTTTTTATGAAATTTAAGGCAGACAAAAAATTTGGTTTTTCAATAAAAAATAAAAATGCTGACTTGGTTGCTGAAAATATTCAGGTTACTACCAGTGGAACTTCGTTTCAAGTTAAGGATGTTCAAATCAATCTAAAATTAATTGGCGCTTTTAATGTTGAAAACGCTCTGCCAGCTATTGCTATTGCTCAGCAAGAAGGTATTAAGTTAGAAAAAATAAAACAGGGATTAGAGTCTGTTCAGGTTGTTCCTGGTCGAATGGAATCAATTGACGAGGGACAAAACTTTTCAGTGATAGTTGATTATGCCCCAGAGCCTGCTTCAATGGGGAAGCTTTATATAACGATTGACGTACTTCGGCAAGCTCAGCATGACAATCGTGTTATTCACGTGTTAGGATCTTGTGGGGGTGGTCGAGATAAAGCGCGTCGACCGATTCTTGGAAAGATGGCTGGGGAAAAAGCTGACATCGTAATTATTACAAACGAAGATCCTTATGATGATGATCCAATGCAGATTATTAACGATGTTGCAGTTGGTTCTATTGAAGCAGGAAAAATTATAGATAAAGATTTATTTAAAATATTAGATCGCAAACAAGCGATTGAAAAAGCTCTTTCTATGGCAAAAGAAAATGATCTGGTTTTAGTGACCGGTAAAGGTTCTGAACAGCGTATGGCAGTTGCAGGTGGGAAATATGTGGAGTGGGATGATCGTGCCGTGATACGTAAAATATTGCATTCAAATTGA